Proteins from a genomic interval of Cryptococcus neoformans var. grubii H99 chromosome 8, complete sequence:
- a CDS encoding nuclear condensin complex protein, giving the protein MRVEELILDGFKSYPVRTTISGFDESFNAITGLNGSGKSNILDAICFVLGITNMQSVRANNLMDLIYKRGQAGVTKASVTIVFNNEDRSKSPVGFENTPQITVTRQIAVGNVSKYLLNGHKSTLQALQNLFQSVQLNINNPNFLIMQGKITKVLNMKPAEILGMVEEAAGTRMFEERKDKAMKTMTKKDKKVEEIESLLREEIDPKLEKLRAEKRSYLEYQKATSELERLTRLVKAYEWVAAVEKAEKATETVKKKRKDIETAKGDIMRGGKECHGMEKELEDIRKKKEKEQAKGGKIQGLTEAVNSLERELVRIKTQIEITESTLKDDAKRVEGAKKAVGELSKTLEARRSDTSKESSVFAELKDAYDAGQTELSKLEELLQSLLTGLSSNQNDEENAGGYLGQLAEAKARLAAAGTEAEQAKVKIGLAEKELKEKEPRAKKAEKDGEGLVKELAAKRAQVEKLRKQVESAGWDEQQEREMLESQAEHQSKMTELMEKRDMLKSRLASIDFTYSDPEANFDRSKVKGLVANLVDLDEENFSNSTALEICAGGKLYNVVVHDEKVGSKLLKNGNLRKRVTIIPLNKIDATKIAAEKLAAAHRVAPGKVNLALDLVGYPEDVSAAMAYVFGRTFICADKRTAEAITFNKSIAVKSVTVEGDVYDPSGTLSGGSAPNSGGVLVKVQELKQIEKEIAKHRSAVEETRSKLQSTKKVIDQWKKDKKNLELSEHEVRLLEEQIKGSNATKIIAEVEAARISLADLKEVVNQAKEKQKQASADCKRLEKEMADFKNNKDSKLNEIKANITSKKKELGKKTLQVKTRQKAIQTAEFELQQLESDLESAKAEVEEAIAAQAKTKAEHNALQESFEASLSDHKAAETKLKSEEAVLVAFDNELADLERDLKAKKQDISDAELSLKKLEHDLGLVEKEKATLVDHKVNLENRFQWILDEHQFFGKAGTPYDFRSIDLQQARDQCRELESQATGMGKKINPKVMNMIDSVEKKEQALKKMMATVLKDKSMIQDTIEELDRYKRDALTKTWEKVNGDFGLIFAELLPGNFAKLQPPEGQDLTQGLEVKVRLGSVWKASLTELSGGQRSLIALSLIMSLLQFKPAPMYILDEIDAALDLQHTQHIGQLFRNRFKGSQFIVVSLKEGLFTNANVLFRARFRDGTSIVERTERRSNALHNPADKENAQEPAAGKGGKRTGDSRAPLAAR; this is encoded by the exons ATCGCGGTCGGCAATGTCTCTAAATACCTTCTCAACGGGCATAAATCCACTCTCCAAGCTCTCCAAAACCTCTTCCAATCCGTTCAGCTCAACATCAACAACCCCAATTTCCTCATCATGCAAGGTAAAATTACCAAAGTACTCAACATGAAGCCAGCAGAGATTTTGGGTATGGTAGAGGAAGCAGCGGGAACAAGGATgttcgaggagaggaaggacaaGGCCATGAAAACGATGaccaagaaggacaagaaggttgaggaaatAGAAAGC CTGCTCCGAGAAGAAATAGATCCCAAACTTGAGAAGCTTCGGGCTGAGAAACGATCATATCTAGAATATCAAAAAGCCACCTCCGAGCTTGAACGTCTCACTCGTCTCGTGAAGGCGTACGAATGGGTCGCTGCTGTTGAGAAGGCTGAAAAGGCCACAGAGACTGTtaagaaaaagagaaaggacaTCGAGACTGCTAAAGGCGACATAATGAGAGGGGGGAAAGAGTGTCATGGAATGGAAAAGGAGTTAGAGGATATACgtaaaaagaaagaaaag GAGCAAGCTAAGGGAGGGAAGATCCAGGGTTTGACTGAAGCGGTCAACAGTTTGGAACGTGAGCTGGTCAGGATCAAAACACAAATCGAGATCACCGAGAGCACTCTGAAAGATGATGCCAAGAGAGTCGAAGGTGCCAAAAAGGCTGTCGGGGAG CTTTCCAAAACCCTCGAAGCTAGGCGATCTGATACTTCCAAGGAGAGCTCCGTCTTTGCCGAATTGAAAGATGCTTACGACGCCGGCCAAACAGAGCTTTCTAAACTCGAAGAGCTTCTTCAGTCACTTTTGACGGGTCTCTCGTCTAATCAAAACGACGAAGAGAACGCGGGCGGCTACCTCGGTCAATTGGCGGAAGCTAAAGCCCGTCTAGCGGCGGCTGGGACAGAAGCTGAGCAGGCCAAAGTCAAGATTGGTCTagcggagaaggagttgaaagagaaggaacCGAGagccaagaaggctgagaaggatggggagggGCTGGTCAAGGAACTAGCGGCTAAAAGAGCACAAGTGGAGAAACTGAGAAAGCAGGTCGAGAGTGCTGGTTGGGATGAACAGCAGGAACGAGAGATGTTGGAATCTCAAGCCGAGCATCAATCAAAGATGACTGAACTCATGGAG AAACGCGACATGCTTAAATCCCGTCTTGCATCAATTGACTTCACTTACTCTGATCCTGAAGCCAATTTTGACCGTTCTAAAGTGAAGGGTCTTGTGGCCAACTTGGTCGATCTTGACGAAGAAAACTTTAGCAACTCTACGGCCTTGGAGATCTGCGCCGGAGGAAAGCTTTATAACGTGGTCGTACACGATGAAAAAGTCGGCTCCAAGCTGCTTAAGAATGGTAACCTCCGGAAGAGGGTGACGATTATCCCTTTGAACAAAATCGATGCTACCAAGATTGCAGCTGAA AaacttgctgctgctcatCGAGTCGCCCCCGGCAAAGTCAATCTTGCTCTCGACCTCGTTGGCTACCCAGAAGACGTCTCTGCCGCAATGGCCTACGTCTTCGGCCGCACGTTCATTTGCGCGGACAAGCGTACAGCCGAAGCCATCACTTTCAACAAATCGATCGCGGTTAAGTCTGTCACTGTTGAAGGTGATGTATACGATCCCTCAGGTACACTTTCTGGAGGGTCAGCACCAAACAGTGGAGGTGTGTTGGTGAAGGTGCAGGAGCTGAAGCAaattgagaaggagatcgCAAAGCACAGATCTGCAGTAGAAGAGACCAGAAGCAAGTTGCAAAGCACTAAAAAAGTCATTGAccagtggaagaaggacaaaaaGAATCTGGAGCTTAGTGAGCACGAAGTGAGGTTGCTGGAGGAGCAGATAAAGGGTAGTAATGCTACTAAG ATTATTGCTGAGGTGGAAGCGGCCAGAATATCCCTTGCCGACCTTAAGGAAGTCGTCAACCAAGCTAAGGAAAAGCAGAAGCAAGCTTCAGCTGATTGCAAGCGTCTCgaaaaggagatggccGATTTCAAGAACAACAAAGATTCCAAGTTGAATGAAATCAAG GCGAATATTACTagtaagaagaaggagcttggaaagaagacacTGCAGGTCAAGACGCGCCAGAAGGCGATCCAAACCGCGGAGTTTGAGCTTC AGCAACTGGAAAGTGATCTCGAAAGTGCTAAGGCTGAGGTCGAGGAAGCCATTGCTGCTCAAGCGAAGACAAAGGCTGAACATAATGCATTGCAAGAGAGTTTCGAAGCGTCACTG AGTGATCATAAAGCTGCCGAAACGAAGCTTAAGAGCGAAGAAGCTGTCCTTGTTGCTTTTGACAACGAGCTTGCTGACCTGGAACGTGACCTCAAAGCAAAGAAACAGGATATTTCGGATGCTGAGCTCTCCCTCAAAAAGCTTGAGCATGATCTAGGGCttgttgaaaaggagaaagcaACTTTAGTGGATCATAAAGTGAATTTGGAAAATCGTTTCCAATGGATCTTGGACGAGCATCA GTTCTTTGGTAAAGCCGGTACCCCGTATGATTTCCGAAGTATAGACCTCCAACAAGCGAGGGATCAATGTCGAGAGCTTGAGTCTCAAGCTACCGGAATGGGTAAAAAAATCAATCCTAAGGTTATGAACATGATCGATAG tgtcgagaagaaggagcaagccctgaagaagatgatggctACTGTTCTCAAGGACAAGTCCATGATTCAGGACACAATAGAGGAGCTCGACCGGTACAAGCGCGACGCGTTAACAAAAACTTGGGAAAAAGTCAACGG TGACTTTGGTCTCATTTTCGCCGAACTTCTTCCGGGCAACTTTGCTAAACTCCAACCTCCTGAGGGGCAAGATTTGACTCAAGGTCTTGAGGTCAAGGTCCGATTGGGTAGCGTGTGGAAGGCGAGCTTGACTGAACTGAGCGGTGGTCAAAG ATCACTTATCGCGCTCTCCCTCATTATGTCCCTTCTCCAGTTCAAACCTGCTCCGATGTACATTCTCGACGAAATCGACGCGGCACTTGATTTGCAACACACTCAGCACATTGGTCAACTCTTCCGCAACAGATTCAAAGGCAGTCAGTTTATTGTCGTTTCTCTCAAGGAAGGACTGTTTACGAACGCCAATGTCTTGTTCCGAGCGAGGTTTAGGGACGGTACAAGTATTGTCGAG AGAACGGAAAGACGGTCAAATGCTTTGCATAACCCGGCCGACAAGGAGAACGCACAGGAGCCAGCGGCAGGCAAGGGGGGCAAACGGACAGGGGACAGTCGAGCACCGTTAGCTGCTCGATAA
- a CDS encoding BRCA1-associated protein, giving the protein MPIQLTNLYSIIIAIHSSAPETQQQEQQHPQGADWRLGNITVDWVDFTREKSVEKRDMTRNQHSSSQEPKNRLTSQGRSVPGSSTALSNTKPKRSHSQTPAQRKTSKDDPDSLSLQPLLAHFPSPAPLSSSYAQGISSLGTGVVHLFRHSPPSSLIADIDNHPFGSSSRSAGEASSKEGWSGESAEGEDGSLIAILAVPAWMRPADFLEFIGGWGTCLEGVRMIREATTPNRSIVLLKFRDPLQAQDFTVIFTGRAFSTLDTRETCHPIRIHHLVLHKLDQDQSMSQKNTVAIPAFPPSVYASRAKQLPELLSGVPTEKRYELPSCPVCLERLDSTVTGLVTLPCAHTFDCDCLRKWGDSRCPVCRLSHLLLSSSSSSATPSHSLHGREITRLTKCSMCSSAENNWICVVCGTVGCGRYEPGKGHARRHWEESGHVLAMELETQRVWDYKGDNYVHRLIQTKNDGKLVELPSASSLVTSSVPRVMPLGNSQPTSSAPVRSSSMDIDSTSEHQAQAQAQAQAQGHAGPSSNDIDKISTIESITLEYSYLLSSQLESMRQHYEKSQSTLEMRLEELERRGKETEQKLKGLEKAEKEREKAERKMEKALELSKGLQSALGAERAMSQGLSERVKVLERERDEAVKGKKDKEAECQTLEETVRDLMFSLEAGMKIKEMGGDSGEGGDLMVVPGKESNKGKKKTRK; this is encoded by the exons ATGCCTATCCAATTGACCAACCTCTActctatcatcatcgctatCCATTCTTCAGCTCCCGAAACTCAACAGCAAGAACAACAGCACCCACAAGGTGCGGATTGGCGACTCGGCAACATCACCGTGGACTGGGTAGACTTTacaagagaaaagagtgTCGAGAAACGAGATATGACAAGGAACCAACATTCCTCTTCACAAGAACCAAAGAACAGATTGACTTCTCAGGGTAGATCCGTTCCCGGGTCTTCAACTGCATTATCCAACACCAAACCAAAGAGGTCTCATTCTCAAACTCCTGCTCAACGTAAAACATCAAAGGATGATCCCGACTCTTTGTCCCTCCAACCTCTCCTTGCACACTTCCCATCACctgctcctctttcatcctcttaTGCGCAAGGGATATCCTCCTTAGGTACTGGTGTCGTACATCTCTTCCGGCACTCTCCGCCATCGTCGCTCATAGCGGATATTGATAATCATCCATttggctcttcttcaagatcGGCAGGCGAAGCAAGCAGTAAGGAAGGATGGAGTGGAGAGAGCgcagagggagaagatggtaGTCTCATTGCGATACTGGCTGTGCCTGCTTGGATGAGACCGGCGGATTTCCTAGAGTTTATCGGGGGTTGGGGGACGTGTCTGGAAGGTGTGAGGATGATACG TGAAGCTACCACTCCTAACAGATCAATTGTTTTGCTCAAATTCAGAGACCCACTTCAAGCACAGGACTTTACTGTCATATTTACAGGACGAGCATTCTCCACTCTCGATACCAGGGAAACTTGCCACCCCATCCGAATCCACCATCTCGTCCTCCACAAGCTAGATCAGGACCAGTCCATGTCTCAGAAAAACACAGTAGCCATACCGGCCTTTCCACCTTCTGTATATGCCTCTCGCGCGAAACAATTGCCGGAATTGCTGAGCGGCGTGCCCACCGAGAAACGATACGAGCTTCCCTCATGTCCTGTCTGCCTCGAACGGCTAGACTCTACCGTCACCGGTCTGGTCACACTTCCTTGTGCACACACATTCGACTGCGACTGTTTACGCAAATGGGGTGATTCTCGATGTCCCGTCTGCCGTTTATCCCATCTCTTactctcatcctcctcttcatctgccACCCCGTCCCATTCATTACATGGGCGGGAAATTACTCGTCTTACAAAATGCAGTATGTGTTCATCGGCCGAAAATAATTGGATATGTGTCGTATGCGGTACAGTAGGGTGTGGAAGGTATGAGCCAGGAAAGGGGCATGCTAGAAGGCACTGGGAGGAGAGCGGTCATGTGTTGGCTATGGAATTGGAAACTCAAAGAGTTTGGGATTACAAGGGAGACAA CTATGTGCACAGGCTGATACAAACCAAAAATGATGGTAAACTCGTTGAATTACCATCAGCTTCATCCCTCGTCACCTCTTCTGTTCCTAGAGTCATGCCTCTCGGCAACTCCCAGCCTACGTCATCGGCACCTGTCCGTTCCAGTTCCATGGATATCGACAGCACCAGCGAGCACCAAGCGCAAGCCCAAGCGCAAGCCCAAGCGCAAGGGCACGCCGGGCCGTCTTCAAATGATATCGACAAAATCTCCACCATCGAGTCCATCACTCTCGAGTACTCGTATCTTTTATCCTCACAGCTCGAGTCTATGCGCCAGCATTATGAAAAATCACAGTCAACGCTGGAAATGCGattggaagagttggaaagGAGGGGAAAAGAGACGGAGCAGAAGTTGAAGGGGCTCGAAAAAgcggaaaaggaaagggaaaaggcggagaggaagatggagaaggcgtTGGAGCTGAGTAAAGGCTTGCAGTCTGCCCTGGGAGCGGAAAGGGCGATGTCACAAGGCTTGTCGGAGAGAGTGAAGGTGCtagagagggaaagagacgAAGCGgtcaaagggaagaaggataaggaggCGGAATGCCAAACATTGGAAGAGACTGTAAGGGATTTAATGTTCAGCCTTGAAGCTGGAATGAAAATCAAGGAGATGGGTGGAGATAGCGGGGAAGGGGGGGATCTCATGGTAGTTCCTGGTAAAGAGTCAAataaggggaagaagaaaaccAGAAAGTGA
- a CDS encoding solute carrier family 25 (mitochondrial folate transporter), member 32, translating into MTSNISAQPSLFGDPSIDHALAGLGAGTVATLVMHPLDLVKVRFQLADSKPHPNSHLPLHKTKPRLGTGVYMALKDAVVVDGWKGLYRGLVPNLVGGASSWGLYFLFYNMIKKQMQGGDPSYRTSSGQHLLAAAEASAITAMLTNPIWVVKTRVFGTAKNDSIAYRGLWDGFRSIYRTEGIRGLYKGSLLALVGVSNGSIQFATYEEIKRRRTEVKRRKYLREGKEWKVEDEKLSNIEYILASGSSKLVAIALTYPYQVIRARIQNFTPTPAVPKLTIPSVISSVWRNEGALALYKGLGTNALRILPGTCTTFVVYENLVWAFRTLAMKRKEKDEGPVA; encoded by the exons ATGACTTCAAACATCTCAGCACAACCAAGTCTCTTCGGCGACCCATCCATCGACCATGCACTGGCAGGCCTCGGGGCAGGCACTGTGGCAACCCTCGTCATGCATCCTCTCGATCTCGTCAAAGTTCGCTTTCAACTAGCGGACAGCAAACCCCATCCCAactcccatctccctcttcacAAGACAAAGCCCAGGCTAGGTACTGGTGTTTATATGGCATTGAAGGATGCGGTCGTGGTTGATGGCTGGAAGGGATTGTACAGAGGTTTGGTGCCTAATCTGGTTGGAGGGGCTAGTAGTTGGGGATTGTACTTTCTCTT CTATAACATGATAAAAAAGCAGATGCAGGGAGGAGATCCAAGCTATAGAACATCAAGCGGCCAACATCTCTTAGCGGCTGCAGAAGCTA GCGCTATCACAGCAATGCTCACCAATCCTATCTGGGTCGTCAAAACCCGCGTTTTTGGGACTGCCAAAAACGACTCGATCGCTTACCGCGGTTTATGGGACGGTTTTCGTTCCATATATCGCACGGAGGGTATTCGTGGTCTATACAAAGGCTCATTGTTGGCCCTTGTCGGTGTGTCGAATGGGTCCATCCAATTTGCCACGTATGAGGAGATCAAAAGGCGGCGGACAGAGGTGAAGAGGCGGAAATATttgagagaagggaaagaatggaaggtggaagatgaaaagctA TCAAATATAGAATACATTTTAGCATCAGGATCTTCAAAACTTGTAGCGATAGCATTAACATACCCTTATCAAGTCATCCGAGCTAGAATACAA AATTTCACGCCTACACCAGCCGTCCCCAAATTAACGATCCCCTCAGTCATCTCCTCAGTGTGGCGCAATGAAGGCGCACTCGCATTGTATAAAGGGTTAGGTACGAATGCGCTCAGGATCTTACCAGGAACTTGTACGACTTTTGTGGTTTATGAGAATTTGGTATGGGCGTTTAGGACTCTGGCtatgaaaagaaaggagaaggatgaaggaCCTGTGGCGTAA
- a CDS encoding COP9 signalosome complex subunit 4, whose translation MDITAALQEASSQQNQKLRSQAYLSLLQSLLQPPLTSASPLIAFGTHFTTSNTVIIIVGRRILGAYLVALLAGTTVVQKGTAKVPLDEEGQADEAEWVALGKAAFSGEKGEEARRDAVEGVLAAGSSGWCDEQITVLRHLYSHLLMLEEDWEGAARALMPIQLEGGSRLVSDDEKLNVYMQIVRLFLECGEWGQAQTYFTRASLLPRPTDKETRLSMRLSQAKLYDFANEFAKASVTYHEVSHDPSIDPTDRLLILSAAVTTSILAPSGPHRSRILATLNRDDRVHTELPAGLGTMLKKMLLEYIVKPEEMKEFEGALAPHQRAVVEGGGTVLERAVREHNVGACAKVYDNISFSALGAILNLSPSSAETIARRMIEQSRLRAWIDQPSQLIFFESRPQLDTDADAQGTAGGLGVEKEEKEVEKVGWGVRWDERIRGTSLRVEGIAEAILAKGLIGA comes from the exons ATGGACATTACAGCAGCCCTCCAAGAAGCCTCTTCCCAGCAAAATCAAAAACTGCGCTCTCAAGCAtacctctccctcctccagtCCCTTCTGCAACCACCACTCACATCCGCATCCCCACTCATCGCTTTCGGCACGCACTTCACAACGTCCAACaccgtcatcatcatcgtcggcCGTCGTATCCTCGGCGCATACCTTGTCGCCCTTCTCGCAGGGACCACAGTGGTGCAAAAGGGGACTGCCAAGGTTCCcctggatgaagagggacaAGCTGACGAAGCAGAATGGGTAGCGCTTGGGAAAGCGGCATTTAGTGGGGAGAAGGGCGAAGAGGCGAGAAGGGATGCTGTTGAAGGTGTGCTGGCGGCTGGATCTAGCGGGTGGTGTGATGAGCAG ATAACTGTCCTGCGACATCTATACTCGCACCTCCTCatgcttgaagaagactggGAAGGTGCTGCTCGAGCACTGATGCCGATTCAGCTCGAGGGCGGTTCAAGACTTGTATCCGATGATGAAAAGCTCAATGTATACATGCAAATCgtccgcctcttcctcgag TGCGGCGAATGGGGTCAAGCCCAAACATACTTTACTCGAGCCTCCCTCTTACCCCGCCCAACAGACAAGGAGACCCGCCTATCTATGCGTCTCTCCCAAGCTAAACTATACGATTTCGCCAACGAATTCGCCAAAGCATCTGTCACTTACCACGAAGTCTCACACGACCCTTCCATCGATCCTACCGACCGACTCCTTATCCTCTCCGCCGCTGTCACCACCTCTATCCTCGCACCTTCTGGGCCCCACCGGTCTCGGATTCTCGCTACGCTCAACCGTGATGACCGGGTACACACCGAGCTGCCCGCTGGGTTAGGCACaatgttgaagaagatgttgtTGGAGTATATCGTGAAACcagaggagatgaaagagTTTGAAGGGGCATTAGCACCACATCAGCGAGCAGTCGTAGAAGGCGGTGGGACAGTCTTGGAAAGAGCTGTACGGGAACACAACGTCGGCGCATGTGCCAAAGTATACGAtaacatctccttctccgcccTCGGTGCGATCCTGAacctctctccatcttctgccGAGACGATCGCTCGGCGTATGATTGAGCAATCCCGTCTCCGCGCATGGATTGACCAGCCTTCCCAACTCATCTTTTTTGAATCCCGTCCGCAGCTTGATACCGACGCAGACGCCCAGGGGACGGCCGGCGGGTTGggggtggagaaagaggagaaggaggtggagaaggtagGATGGGGTGTAAGGTGGGATGAGAGGATTAGAGGGACAAGTTTGAGGGTGGAAGGGATTGCAGAGGCGATCTTGGCGAAAGGCTTGATCGGTGCGTAG
- a CDS encoding calcium-binding protein, with protein MSSPGSGPRSGMVSPIQGSFPLQGPPLQQQQGQGSYQRPQRQYSSPPQQQQAFQPQQYQPRPQYAQPQQVRSQGYGSAPSPISPGTASNHGYPPTGSSESGYAPMQQQNYGQAPQQHPHYAASPQGRQSQQAQQGQWGPQQHVQTMSSTPPMPSTVDNAELRDMFAAFDSSRSGHLSAFDLQKLLAKDATMDAREDSVKMLMNIFDTDRSGSINFQEFEGLYRYIQDWHGIFQRFDRDSSGLIDRTELHSALMGFGFPLPPEMIRKIEKRFTPPPVPGKDAPKGISFDRFLMACVTVKHYTEGFRRVDERKEGKVTFSYESFMEMVLDAPA; from the exons ATGTCATCTCCAGGGTCAGGTCCCAGGAGTGGGATGGTGTCACCCATCCAGGGGTCTTTCCCCCTTCAAGGACCACCActacaacaacagcagggACAAGGGTCATACCAACGGCCTCAAAGACAATACTCTAGCCCTcctcaacagcaacagGCGTTCCAACCGCAACAGTACCAACCTCGTCCTCAGTATGCCCAACCCCAACAAGTCCGTTCACAGGGTTATGGTAGTGCTCCGTCGCCAATCTCTCCCGGCACGGCATCGAATCATGGGTATCCTCCGACTGGATCTTCAGAGAGTGGTTATGCACCTATGCAGCAACAGAATTATGGTCAAGCACCTCAGCAACACCCCCATTATGCGGCATCACCTCAGGGAAGACAAAGCCAGCAAGCTCAACAGGGCCAGTGGGGTCCGCAACAGCATGTACAGACTATGTCGAGTACGCCGCCTATGCCTAGTACAGTTGATAATGCCGAGTTGAGGGATAT GTTTGCTGCGTTCGATAGCTCTAGAAGTGGGCATCTTAGTGCTTTTGATCTTCAAAAGTTGTTGGCAAAGGATGCTACTATGGATGCGAGGGAGGATAGCGTCAAGATG CTGATGA ACATCTTTGACACTGATCGAAGTGGGAGTATCAATTTTCAAGAATTCGAGGGACTTTATAGATACATTCAA GACTGGCACGGAATCTTCCAACGCTTTGACCGCGATTCCTCTGGTCTCATCGACCGCACTGAACTCCATTCCGCCCTTATGGGTTTTGGCTTCCCCCTCCCTCCTGAGATGATTCGGAAAATCGAAAAACGGTTCACCCCACCCCCTGTACCGGGGAAAGATGCGCCCAAGGGAATCAGTTTTGATAGGTTTTTGATGGCTTGTGTGACTGTCAAACATTATACGGAAGGTTTCAGGAG GGTCGATGAACGcaaagaaggcaaagtgaCCTTTAGCTACGAGAGTTTT ATGGAAATGGTCCTCGACGCTCCGGCGTGA
- a CDS encoding sec14 cytosolic factor, variant gives MATTDFLSGHPGHLSEAQQSTLEAFRTELLSSGLIPDGADKEAFVQRIGYDRFDDQTLLRFLRARKFDIPKAKIMWEANEKWRKEFGADDIAANGFDYPEYEKVAQYYPQYYHKSDKEGRPVYIEQLGKLDIPKLYALTTQERQLKRLVSEYEKFLRDRCPACSEEVGHLVETSCTILDLYNAGISSFYKVKDYVSAASTIGQNNYVRLLTLFAHLPTCPIRLFN, from the exons ATGGCCACCACAGACTTCCTCTCAGGACACCCAGGACACCT CTCAGAGGCCCAGCAATCCACCCTCGAAGCCTTCCGAACAGAGCTTCTCTCCTCTGGCCTCATCCCCGACGGGGCCGACAAGGAAGCCTTTGTGCAACGTATCGGCTATGATCGTTTCGATGACCAGACCCTCTTGAGGTTCTTGAGGGCGCGCAAGTTTGATATCcccaaggccaagatcATGTGGGAGGCGAATGAAaagtggagaaaagagTTTGGCGCGGACGACATTGCTGC CAACGGCTTTGACTATCCCGAATACGAAAAAGTCGCACAGTACTACCCGCAGTACTACCACAAGTCCGACAAGGAAGGCCGTCCCGTCTACATCGAGCAGCTCGGCAAGCTCGACATCCCCAAGCTCTACGCGCTCACCACCCAGGAGAGACAGCTCAAGCGACTTGTTTCAGAGTATGAAAAGTTCCTCAGGGACCGATGCCCTGCCTGTTCCGAGGAGGTTGGACACCTTGTAGAGACTAGCTGTACTATTTTGGACTTGTACAATGCTGGTATCTCTAGCTTCTACAAGG TCAAGGACTATGTCTCTGCCGCCTCTACCATTGGCCAAAACAACT ACGTACGCCTCCTCACCCTTTTTGCCCACCTGCCCACCTGCCCAATTCGTCTTTTTAACTAA
- a CDS encoding sec14 cytosolic factor, with translation MATTDFLSGHPGHLSEAQQSTLEAFRTELLSSGLIPDGADKEAFVQRIGYDRFDDQTLLRFLRARKFDIPKAKIMWEANEKWRKEFGADDIAANGFDYPEYEKVAQYYPQYYHKSDKEGRPVYIEQLGKLDIPKLYALTTQERQLKRLVSEYEKFLRDRCPACSEEVGHLVETSCTILDLYNAGISSFYKVKDYVSAASTIGQNNSRDNGPHVHHQRPLPLFHRLVAHQALAGRSYRSQDPYPW, from the exons ATGGCCACCACAGACTTCCTCTCAGGACACCCAGGACACCT CTCAGAGGCCCAGCAATCCACCCTCGAAGCCTTCCGAACAGAGCTTCTCTCCTCTGGCCTCATCCCCGACGGGGCCGACAAGGAAGCCTTTGTGCAACGTATCGGCTATGATCGTTTCGATGACCAGACCCTCTTGAGGTTCTTGAGGGCGCGCAAGTTTGATATCcccaaggccaagatcATGTGGGAGGCGAATGAAaagtggagaaaagagTTTGGCGCGGACGACATTGCTGC CAACGGCTTTGACTATCCCGAATACGAAAAAGTCGCACAGTACTACCCGCAGTACTACCACAAGTCCGACAAGGAAGGCCGTCCCGTCTACATCGAGCAGCTCGGCAAGCTCGACATCCCCAAGCTCTACGCGCTCACCACCCAGGAGAGACAGCTCAAGCGACTTGTTTCAGAGTATGAAAAGTTCCTCAGGGACCGATGCCCTGCCTGTTCCGAGGAGGTTGGACACCTTGTAGAGACTAGCTGTACTATTTTGGACTTGTACAATGCTGGTATCTCTAGCTTCTACAAGG TCAAGGACTATGTCTCTGCCGCCTCTACCATTGGCCAAAACAACT CCCGAGACAATGGGCCACatgttcatcatcaacgCCCCTTACCTCTTTTCCACCGTCTGGTCGCTCATCAAGCCCTGGCTGGACGAAGCTACCGTTCGCAAGATCCATATCCTTGGTAA